In Podospora pseudopauciseta strain CBS 411.78 chromosome 3, whole genome shotgun sequence, one genomic interval encodes:
- a CDS encoding hypothetical protein (COG:S; EggNog:ENOG503NV77), with amino-acid sequence MASVLASQPSEIKPPAPPARTMQSMPPQQEPTPPENIKQEHEDHERGRTRSRSDDKDVDGLDLDDAEDGGDGAHSSNSEGPARKRRRSRKGQEKKFECPEKGCGKSYSRAEHLYRHQLNHNPKQVYKCGIGDCQRTFVRLDLCNRHKDRHTAKGSALNRKDSLMSQASPITDNRSPFMTAGSASPEVNRPGTAYNKGRALTMQFQSPKDGMPFSPMANTPPAGYPNGGSNGPVDYMHHDHNNYGHMSQRQPLHSPGGPQRPSIQTSVGPYGVLSPVSNQPGYHSQPSGTPQSAGGMSYVPPQNFPPFSLPPSEFPTSSAGGVDREEQQQAYAPPTSTEYNDQHQQPGGEMMLLDQMAMPQTMPVFGSDSMLNKSPYVGMPEDFMAYLFNTAHTDGSPMAVPIQGGGYNYGEFSSQFSVPYYGNDPSQMGYFPPSTAPQQIMSVTNLLDQNLPESVISDEKSAEIFEFIKERFHENGQAPVERQREGILEGDRNDDSHMLSRKMMQAYIGSYWVHFSDQVPILHKPTFSPEKTPNLLLIAMMTIGAACLDKTHGQKVTKAGAQLSNFLAWHLRWEMFQDPNCRPPAKLWVFQTLLLLELYEKMYSTRELHERAHIHHATTITLMRRGRALIGKSALDSPPNPRDDKTNGSRHSSTSGMAHTPSEWWNHWIAGESTRRAAFAAFVIDSIHATMFGHSTVMVAHEMRLPLPCDDKLWKATSGAEVGRIESQLLAVGNKPVAFLEGLKRTLSGHEVQTNSFGRTILMAGLLSVSWHMNQRDLQVNSLGGPVGQALGGRDKWRATLTRAFDSWKGDFDKTLFKRGEASADPYFHTPDHSEANVVFESRIVLHHLAHMAMHVDIVDCQMHARAKRLLGRAIGQQDVSSASKRMREWAPTAKARDATYYALKFLNSVLQPDRVATPSSNGYGRYDEIYSARDDVLLNRPWVLYFAALVVWCYGFALEGPSPETPVPTTQQDKVRQMREYLAKYGNPASPEELKTMKGISHNTPMLMILKDTFEVTRWQLLHEGATLLSNCINLNMGQMH; translated from the exons ATGGCTTCTGTTCTCGCATCCCAGCCAAGTGAAATCAaacctccagcaccaccggcGCGAACTATGCAGTCCATGCCCCCTCAGCAGGAGCCCACGCCTCCTGAAAACATAAAACAGGAGCACGAAGACCATGAGAGAGGCCGCACACGTAGCCGATCTGACGACAAAGATGTGGATGGTCTCGATCTAgatgatgccgaggatgGCGGGGATGGTGCTCACTCGTCCAACTCGGAAGGCCCCGCGCGGAAACGTAGGCGAAGCCGGAAGGgccaggagaagaagtttgAGTGTCCTGAGAAGGGATGCGGGAAGAGCTACTCGAGGGCAGAGCATCT CTACCGCCATCAGCTCAACCATAACCCGAAGCAAGTGTACAAGTGCGGCATCGGTGACTGCCAGAGGACCTTCGTCCGGCTCGATCTTTGCAATCGTCACAAGGACCGACACACGGCAAAGGGGTCTGCTCTCAACCGGAAAGACTCGCTGATGAGTCAAGCCTCACCCATCACAGACAACCGATCTCCATTTATGACGGCGGGCTCTGCCTCTCCTGAAGTCAACAGGCCAGGCACGGCATACAACAAGGGCCGGGCTTTGACCATGCAATTTCAGTCTCCGAAGGACGGCATGCCGTTCAGTCCAATGGCCAACACGCCACCGGCTGGCTATCCAAACGGAGGGTCCAACGGTCCCGTCGACTACATGCACCACGACCATAACAACTACGGGCACATGTCTCAACGACAGCCACTTCATTCTCCAGGCGGTCCTCAACGGCCTTCCATTCAGACCAGCGTTGGTCCTTACGGCGTTTTATCACCTGTTTCGAACCAGCCAGGATACCACAGCCAGCCATCGGGAACTCCCCAGTCAGCGGGCGGGATGTCCTATGTTCCACCACAAAACTTCCCTCCATTCAGTCTGCCGCCATCCGAGTTTCCTACTTCGTCAGCCGGGGGTGTTGATCGTgaagaacagcagcaggcgtATGCGCCACCGACCTCAACCGAATACAAtgatcagcatcagcagccaGGAGGTGAGATGATGTTGCTCGATCAAATGGCCATGCCTCAAACCATGCCCGTGTTTGGCAGCGACAGCATGTTGAACAAGTCGCCTTATGTCGGCATGCCGGAGGATTTCATGGCGTACCTGTTCAACACCGCACACACGGATGGTTCTCCAATGGCTGTGCCGATTCAAGGGGGAGGGTACAA CTATGGGGAGTTCTCCAGCCAGTTTAGTGTGCCTTACTACGGCAACGATCCAAGCCAGATGGGCTACTTCCCACCTTCAACAGCACCACAGCAGATCATGTCCGTCACTAACCTTTTGGATCAAAACCTCCCCGAGTCGGTCATTTCAGACGAGAAGAGCGCCGAGATCTTCGAGTTTATCAAGGAAAGATTCCACGAAAATGGCCAGGCGCCAGTCGAGCGGCAACGCGAAGGCATCCTCGAAGGCGATCGCAACGACGACTCACACATGCTCAGCCGCAAGATGATGCAGGCGTACATCGGCTCGTACTGGGTTCACTTTAGCGATCAGGTTCCCATCTTGCATAAGCCGACCTTCTCCCCAGAAAAGACGCCGAATCTGCTGTTGATTGCCATGATGACGATTGGTGCCGCCTGTCTTGACAAGACTCACGGTCAGAAGGTGACCAAGGCTGGTGCCCAGCTCTCCAACTTTTTGGCGTGGCATCTCAGGTGGGAAATGTTCCAGGATCCCAACTGCCGGCCGCCGGCGAAGCTGTGGGTTTTCCAGAcgctcctcctgctcgaACTATACGAAAAGATGTACTCGACCCGCGAGCTTCACGAGAGGGCACATATTCACCATGCCACTACCATCACTCTCATGCGTCGCGGGCGAGCCCTCATCGGCAAGTCCGCTTTGGATTCGCCACCGAATCCCAGAGATGACAAGACCAATGGCTCCAGACACTCGTCGACATCGGGTATGGCGCACACTCCGAGCGAGTGGTGGAACCACTGGATCGCTGGCGAGTCGACGCGGCGCGCAGCCTTTGCCGCCTTTGTTATCGACTCTATTCACGCCACCATGTTTGGACATTCCACCGTCATGGTGGCCCACGAGATGCGCCTGCCGTTGCCTTGTGACGATAAGTTGTGGAAGGCCACAAGCGGTGCCGAGGTGGGCAGGATCGAGTCACAGCTCTTGGCTGTGGGCAACAAGCCGGTCGCCTTCTTGGAAGGTCTCAAGCGGACACTGAGCGGCCACGAGGTGCAGACGAACTCGTTTGGCCGCACCATTCTGATGGCCGGCTTGCTCAGCGTCAGTTGGCACATGAACCAGAGAGATCTTCAAGTCAACTCTCTCGGCGGCCCGGTCGGACAAGCTCTCGGCGGGCGGGACAAGTGGCGGGCTACCTTGACGAGGGCTTTCGACTCGTGGAAGGGCGACTTTGACAAGACGTTGTTCAAGCGCGGCGAGGCGTCGGCCGACCCCTATTTCCACACACCCGACCACAGCGAAGCCAATGTCGTGTTTGAGAGCCGGAtcgtcctccaccacctggCCCACATGGCCATGCACGTGGACATCGTCGACTGCCAGATGCACGCGCGAGCAAAGAGATTGCTCGGTCGAGCGATTGGGCAGCAGGATGTTTCCAGCGCTTCGAAGCGGATGAGAGAGTGGGCCCCGACGGCAAAGGCGCGCGACGCGACGTACTACGCGCTCAAGTTCCTGAACTCGGTGCTCCAGCCTGATCGAGTGGCGACTCCCAGCTCCAACGGATACGGCCGGTACGACGAGATTTACTCGGCCCGCGACGACGTCCTGCTCAACAGGCCCTGGGTTCTCTACTTTGCCGCTCTGGTGGTGTGGTGCTATGGGTTTGCTCTCGAGGGACCCAGCCCGGAAACGCCTGTGCCGACCACTCAGCAGGACAAGGTCCGTCAGATGCGGGAGTACCTGGCCAAGTATGGCAACCCGGCGTCGCCAGAGGAGCTCAAGACTATGAAGGGGATCAGCCACAACACGCCTATGCTGATGATTTTGAAGGACACCTTTGAGGTGACGAGGTGGCAGCTGCTCCACGAGGGTGCTACTCTGCTGAGCAATTGTATTAATCTGAACATGGGGCAGATGCATTAG